A window of the Kineococcus mangrovi genome harbors these coding sequences:
- a CDS encoding acyltransferase, with translation MTSGLIAETRGAHGFDVEPWRFRHEATEAERAAQERFTGAHAWRLGTDAFVSPLAAVETEDLALGDRSYVAAHAYLSGSVRLGADSTVNYGAVVRGTVRGGRGVRIGAHTSLLAFNHGMEPGTEVFRQPLTSRGITVGDDVWIGSHVVVLDGVHVGDHAVLAAGAVVTKDVPAGAVVGGNPARLIRWRVPPAAAGADPHDELVGALQEFERRARDQAGDLLARCWDPGLPGGQFVDRPGAGPTVRAQCDALEIAALLLDDAPGPLPAGEQLDRLQALQDSGNGLVRRFDTNGSPVPGTPDPTDGDVLYHVLCVGYALDLHGRRFHHPVHHAARTSPAELVAALDGLPWATRAWGAGAWVDAFGTALRWNLDLGEPGAPGTAQALFGWLTLRTDPRTGVWGTPPAGEGALQVVNGFYRASRGTFAQFDVPLPRPERLVDTVLAHLRDQRFFAPDRRNACNVLDVAHPLWLAGRQTGHRREEVVAAARGLLTEALRTWRDGRGFAFAVGREPGLQGTEMWLAVVWLLADLCGVADVLGFRPRGVHRPEPALALHP, from the coding sequence ATGACCAGTGGTCTCATCGCCGAGACGCGCGGAGCGCACGGGTTCGACGTCGAACCCTGGCGGTTCCGGCACGAGGCCACCGAGGCGGAGCGCGCGGCGCAGGAGCGGTTCACCGGTGCGCACGCCTGGCGGCTCGGGACCGACGCCTTCGTCAGCCCCCTGGCCGCGGTCGAGACCGAGGACCTCGCCCTCGGCGACCGCAGCTACGTGGCCGCGCACGCCTACCTCAGCGGGTCGGTCCGGCTCGGGGCCGACAGCACCGTGAACTACGGGGCCGTCGTCCGCGGGACCGTCCGCGGGGGCCGCGGGGTCCGCATCGGGGCGCACACCTCGCTCCTGGCGTTCAACCACGGCATGGAGCCGGGCACCGAGGTGTTCCGGCAGCCGCTCACCTCGCGCGGGATCACCGTCGGGGACGACGTGTGGATCGGCTCCCACGTCGTGGTCCTGGACGGGGTGCACGTGGGCGACCACGCCGTCCTGGCCGCCGGGGCGGTCGTCACGAAGGACGTCCCGGCCGGGGCCGTGGTCGGCGGGAACCCGGCCCGCCTGATCCGCTGGCGGGTTCCCCCGGCCGCTGCGGGTGCGGACCCGCACGACGAGCTGGTCGGCGCGCTGCAGGAGTTCGAGCGGCGCGCCCGGGACCAGGCCGGGGACCTCCTCGCCCGGTGCTGGGACCCCGGGTTGCCCGGCGGGCAGTTCGTCGACCGCCCGGGGGCCGGGCCCACCGTGCGCGCCCAGTGCGACGCCCTCGAGATCGCCGCCCTGCTCCTCGACGACGCCCCCGGGCCGCTGCCCGCGGGAGAACAACTCGACCGGCTGCAGGCGTTGCAGGACAGCGGGAACGGGTTGGTGCGCCGGTTCGACACGAACGGTTCGCCCGTCCCGGGGACTCCCGACCCGACCGACGGTGACGTCCTGTACCACGTGCTCTGCGTCGGGTACGCCCTCGACCTGCACGGCCGCCGGTTCCACCACCCGGTGCACCACGCCGCGCGCACGTCACCGGCGGAACTCGTCGCCGCGCTGGACGGTCTGCCGTGGGCGACGCGGGCCTGGGGGGCCGGGGCGTGGGTCGACGCGTTCGGGACGGCGCTGCGCTGGAACCTCGACCTCGGCGAACCCGGTGCGCCCGGGACCGCGCAAGCCCTGTTCGGCTGGCTGACCCTGCGCACCGACCCCCGCACCGGGGTGTGGGGCACCCCGCCGGCCGGTGAGGGCGCGCTGCAGGTGGTGAACGGATTCTACCGCGCCTCCCGCGGGACGTTCGCGCAGTTCGACGTGCCGCTCCCCCGCCCCGAACGCCTCGTCGACACCGTCCTGGCCCACCTGCGCGACCAGCGGTTCTTCGCCCCCGACCGGCGCAACGCCTGCAACGTCCTCGACGTCGCGCACCCGCTGTGGCTGGCGGGCCGGCAGACCGGGCACCGGCGCGAGGAGGTCGTCGCCGCCGCCCGCGGGCTGCTGACCGAGGCCCTGCGCACCTGGCGGGACGGCCGGGGTTTCGCCTTCGCGGTCGGCCGGGAACCCGGCCTGCAGGGCACCGAGATGTGGCTCGCGGTCGTGTGGCTGCTCGCCGACCTGTGCGGCGTCGCCGACGTCCTGGGGTTCCGGCCCCGCGGCGTCCACCGCCCCGAACCCGCCCTCGCGCTGCACCCCTGA
- a CDS encoding amino acid deaminase: MAYDAHHLGPLDPRFKAVPVTAWGQDAAEFTARRPRLAELPTPLLTLDAGALADNVATLARWTGEVGVDLAPHGKTTMAPALWREQLAAGAIGLTVATPWQLSVALREGVDWVQAAYPVLDPAVLRWLSAPRSGRVLVWADGVDVVEQMAPHVREAAQPLDVLVELGGAGGRTGARSLDAAADVARAVRATPGLRLAGVAGYEGAFAHDASGESLGTVRSWVADLAALHRRLAGEGVYPADVPGGLVVSAGGSAYYDVVVDGLGGLHAPADGVRVVLRSGAYVGHDDGFYREVTPVNRVRSGGLRSALHGWARVVSRPEPGLALADAGKRDLPFDEGLPVVQAVRRGGDGATEDLAGCTVSALNDQHAFVRFGDDVDLRVGDVLRLGISHPCTAFDKWGLLPVLDDALAPQPVLVDWVRTVFG, encoded by the coding sequence GTGGCCTACGACGCGCACCACCTCGGACCCCTCGACCCCCGGTTCAAGGCCGTGCCCGTCACGGCGTGGGGCCAGGACGCCGCGGAGTTCACCGCCCGCCGGCCCCGGCTGGCGGAGCTGCCCACCCCGCTGCTGACCCTGGACGCCGGGGCGCTCGCCGACAACGTGGCCACGCTGGCGCGGTGGACGGGCGAGGTCGGCGTCGACCTCGCCCCGCACGGCAAGACGACCATGGCCCCCGCGCTGTGGCGCGAGCAGCTGGCGGCCGGGGCGATCGGCCTCACCGTCGCGACGCCCTGGCAGCTGTCCGTCGCCCTGCGCGAGGGCGTGGACTGGGTGCAGGCGGCCTACCCCGTGCTCGACCCCGCGGTGCTGCGGTGGCTGTCCGCGCCCCGGTCCGGGCGGGTCCTCGTCTGGGCCGACGGCGTCGACGTCGTCGAGCAGATGGCCCCGCACGTGCGCGAGGCCGCCCAGCCCCTCGACGTGCTCGTCGAGCTCGGCGGGGCCGGCGGCCGGACCGGTGCCCGGTCCCTCGACGCCGCCGCCGACGTCGCGCGGGCGGTCCGCGCGACGCCCGGGCTGCGCCTGGCCGGGGTCGCCGGGTACGAGGGCGCCTTCGCCCACGACGCCTCCGGTGAGAGCCTGGGGACCGTGCGGTCCTGGGTCGCCGACCTCGCCGCGCTGCACCGGAGGCTGGCCGGGGAGGGGGTCTACCCCGCGGACGTCCCCGGCGGTCTCGTCGTGTCCGCGGGGGGCAGCGCCTACTACGACGTCGTCGTCGACGGCCTGGGCGGGCTGCACGCCCCCGCCGACGGGGTCCGGGTCGTCCTGCGCTCGGGGGCCTACGTCGGGCACGACGACGGGTTCTACCGCGAGGTCACCCCCGTGAACCGGGTGCGGTCCGGTGGGTTGCGCTCGGCGCTGCACGGGTGGGCGCGCGTCGTCTCCCGCCCCGAGCCCGGGCTGGCCCTGGCCGACGCGGGCAAGCGCGACCTGCCCTTCGACGAGGGGCTGCCCGTCGTGCAGGCCGTCCGCCGCGGCGGGGACGGCGCCACCGAGGACCTGGCCGGGTGCACGGTCAGCGCCCTGAACGACCAGCACGCGTTCGTCCGGTTCGGCGACGACGTCGACCTGCGGGTCGGGGACGTGCTGCGGCTGGGGATCTCCCACCCCTGCACGGCCTTCGACAAGTGGGGCCTGCTGCCCGTGCTCGACGACGCGCTCGCGCCGCAGCCCGTCCTCGTCGACTGGGTGCGGACGGTGTTCGGGTGA
- a CDS encoding sugar kinase, whose amino-acid sequence MPRSKVPAAGAVVCVGEALVVLTPAEDVPLADAGTFTRTVGGAELNVALTLGRLGVDVAWVSRLGDDGFADHVRDLASAAGIDVSAVATDPVRPTGLYVKAPGTAADGSRRSRMHYYRSGSAASALRPADLEDPAVARVLDRAGVVHVSGITAGLSDSAAAFCTALAARAHAAGTTLSVDLNHRPVLWRDCDDTPLRALAAAADELLLGADEARAVFGTDDPARLRERFPRARRILLKQEEHGVLVLEPGAPDRHVPALPVEVVEPVGAGDAFAAGYLAARQRDLPVDDAVAFGHRCAAAALVVRADRPLDVPAL is encoded by the coding sequence GTGCCCCGGTCAAAGGTCCCCGCCGCGGGTGCGGTCGTCTGCGTCGGCGAGGCGCTCGTCGTGCTGACCCCCGCCGAGGACGTCCCCCTCGCCGACGCCGGGACCTTCACCCGCACCGTCGGGGGTGCGGAGCTCAACGTCGCCCTGACCCTGGGCCGGCTCGGCGTCGACGTGGCGTGGGTCTCCCGCCTCGGGGACGACGGGTTCGCCGACCACGTCCGCGACCTGGCGTCCGCCGCGGGCATCGACGTCAGCGCCGTCGCGACCGACCCCGTCCGGCCCACCGGGCTGTACGTCAAGGCCCCCGGGACCGCGGCCGACGGGTCGCGCCGCTCACGCATGCACTACTACCGCAGCGGGTCGGCCGCCTCGGCGCTGCGTCCCGCCGACCTCGAGGACCCGGCCGTGGCCAGGGTCCTGGACCGGGCCGGCGTCGTGCACGTCAGCGGCATCACCGCCGGGCTGTCCGACTCCGCGGCGGCGTTCTGCACGGCGCTGGCGGCCCGCGCCCACGCGGCGGGGACGACGCTGTCGGTCGACCTGAACCACCGGCCGGTGCTGTGGCGCGACTGCGACGACACCCCGCTGCGGGCCCTGGCCGCCGCGGCCGACGAACTCCTGCTGGGCGCCGACGAGGCCCGCGCGGTGTTCGGCACCGACGACCCCGCACGGCTGCGGGAGCGGTTCCCCCGCGCGCGGCGGATCCTGCTCAAGCAGGAGGAGCACGGGGTCCTCGTCCTCGAACCCGGCGCCCCCGACCGCCACGTCCCCGCGCTGCCCGTGGAGGTGGTCGAGCCCGTCGGCGCGGGCGACGCCTTCGCCGCCGGCTACCTCGCCGCACGGCAGCGCGACCTGCCCGTCGACGACGCCGTCGCCTTCGGGCACCGTTGCGCCGCGGCGGCTCTCGTCGTCCGCGCGGACCGCCCGCTGGATGTGCCGGCCCTGTGA
- a CDS encoding N-acyl-D-amino-acid deacylase family protein translates to MNLLVRGATLVDGTGTPARRGDALVVDGRIAELGEVGTTAGARVLDAAGLVLAPGFVDLHAHSDLAVLTDPEHLAKTTQGVTTEVLGQDGLGYAPVDDDALAVLREQLAGWNGVPDLAWDWRTVGEYLDRVDRGAAVNVAYLVPQGTVRAVVVGTGDRPATAAELVRMQDLVAAGMADGAFGMSSGLTYVPGAFADTAELVALCEVVARAGGFYAPHQRSYGRGALEAYAEVVEVARRSGVALHLTHATMNFAVNAGRAGEFLALVDAALADGVDVTLDTYPYLPGSTTLAAVLPSWASAGGPAAVLDRLQDPEALRRIRYALEVAGSDGCHGVVVQWSTLQVSGVRDPGLSGLVGATIEQVAAARGADAFDVFVDVLRRDRLGTTILQHVGHEENVRAIMRHPQHCGGSDGLLVGARPHPRAWGTFPRYLGHYVRREGVLGLEECVAHLTSRPARRLGLTDRGVLRPGAVADLVLFDPATVDAGATFEDPRRQAVGIPHVLVGGVPVVTDGVRTGAVPGRALRHRAGAP, encoded by the coding sequence GTGAACCTCCTCGTCCGCGGCGCCACGCTCGTCGACGGCACCGGGACGCCGGCGCGCCGCGGCGACGCGCTCGTGGTCGACGGCCGGATCGCCGAGCTGGGCGAGGTCGGGACCACCGCCGGCGCGCGGGTCCTCGACGCGGCCGGCCTCGTCCTCGCGCCGGGGTTCGTCGACCTGCACGCGCACTCCGACCTCGCCGTCCTCACCGACCCCGAGCACCTGGCCAAGACGACCCAGGGCGTCACGACGGAGGTGCTCGGGCAGGACGGGCTCGGCTACGCCCCCGTCGACGACGACGCCCTGGCCGTGCTGCGCGAGCAGCTCGCCGGCTGGAACGGCGTGCCCGACCTCGCGTGGGACTGGCGGACCGTCGGGGAGTACCTGGACCGGGTGGACCGCGGCGCCGCCGTCAACGTCGCCTACCTCGTGCCGCAGGGGACGGTCCGCGCGGTGGTCGTGGGGACCGGGGACCGCCCCGCCACCGCCGCCGAACTGGTGCGCATGCAGGACCTCGTGGCGGCCGGGATGGCCGACGGGGCCTTCGGCATGTCGAGCGGGCTGACGTACGTCCCCGGCGCGTTCGCCGACACCGCCGAACTCGTCGCCCTGTGCGAGGTCGTGGCGCGAGCGGGGGGTTTCTACGCCCCGCACCAGCGCTCCTACGGCCGCGGTGCGCTGGAGGCGTACGCGGAGGTCGTCGAGGTCGCCCGCCGTTCCGGGGTGGCGCTGCACCTGACGCACGCGACGATGAACTTCGCCGTCAACGCCGGCCGCGCGGGGGAGTTCCTGGCCCTGGTCGACGCCGCGCTCGCCGACGGCGTGGACGTCACCCTCGACACCTACCCCTACCTGCCCGGGTCGACGACGCTGGCCGCGGTGCTGCCGAGCTGGGCCTCGGCCGGCGGGCCGGCCGCGGTGCTGGACCGGCTGCAGGACCCGGAGGCGTTGCGGCGCATCCGGTACGCGCTCGAGGTGGCGGGCTCGGACGGGTGTCACGGGGTCGTCGTGCAGTGGTCGACGCTGCAGGTCTCCGGGGTGCGCGACCCCGGGCTGTCCGGCCTCGTCGGCGCGACGATCGAGCAGGTCGCCGCCGCGCGCGGCGCCGACGCGTTCGACGTCTTCGTCGACGTGCTGCGCCGGGACCGCCTGGGCACGACGATCCTGCAGCACGTGGGGCACGAGGAGAACGTGCGCGCGATCATGCGGCACCCGCAGCACTGCGGCGGCAGCGACGGCCTCCTGGTGGGCGCGCGACCGCACCCGCGGGCGTGGGGCACCTTCCCCCGCTACCTCGGCCACTACGTGCGCCGCGAGGGGGTCCTCGGTCTGGAGGAGTGCGTGGCGCACCTGACCTCCCGGCCCGCCCGCCGGCTGGGCCTGACCGACCGCGGCGTCCTGCGCCCCGGCGCCGTCGCAGACCTCGTCCTGTTCGACCCCGCCACCGTCGACGCCGGCGCGACCTTCGAGGACCCCCGGCGCCAGGCGGTCGGGATCCCGCACGTCCTCGTGGGGGGCGTCCCCGTCGTCACCGACGGCGTCCGGACCGGCGCCGTCCCCGGTCGCGCCCTGCGGCACCGGGCGGGCGCCCCGTAG
- a CDS encoding IclR family transcriptional regulator — protein MSQSLLRALHVLDLLAAGTGTLGGLAAATGTHKSTVLRLLRDLEETGFVHRGPGHRYVLGAHLYRLADVALEHLDVLRAAAPRLRALRDEVGQTVHVAVLDGHGGRSRATYVDKLEPRDAPVRMASRIGSAAPLHCTAVGKVLLAGLSALDRAEVVAALDLVRRTDNTLVDPGRFLAELQDVADRGWAQDHAENETFVNCVAAPVTGPRGEVLAAVSLSVPDVLLPHEAVLGLVPPLLSATADIARDCGFGTTPAPHGGVPR, from the coding sequence GTGAGCCAGAGCCTCCTGCGGGCCCTGCACGTGCTCGACCTCCTCGCCGCCGGCACCGGCACCCTCGGCGGTCTGGCCGCGGCGACGGGCACCCACAAGAGCACCGTGCTGCGCCTGCTGCGCGACCTGGAGGAGACCGGGTTCGTCCACCGCGGCCCCGGGCACCGCTACGTCCTCGGAGCGCACCTGTACCGGCTGGCCGACGTCGCGCTGGAGCACCTCGACGTCCTGCGGGCCGCGGCGCCGCGGCTGCGGGCGCTGCGCGACGAGGTCGGGCAGACCGTCCACGTCGCCGTCCTGGACGGTCACGGCGGGCGCTCCCGGGCCACCTACGTCGACAAGCTGGAACCGCGGGACGCCCCGGTCCGGATGGCCTCGCGCATCGGTTCGGCCGCTCCCCTGCACTGCACCGCGGTGGGCAAGGTGCTGCTCGCGGGACTGTCGGCCCTCGACCGCGCCGAGGTCGTCGCCGCGCTGGACCTGGTGCGCCGCACGGACAACACGCTGGTCGACCCCGGGCGGTTCCTCGCCGAGCTGCAGGACGTGGCCGACCGCGGCTGGGCGCAGGACCACGCCGAGAACGAGACGTTCGTGAACTGCGTCGCGGCCCCGGTCACCGGACCGCGCGGCGAGGTGCTCGCCGCGGTGTCGTTGTCGGTGCCCGACGTCCTGCTGCCGCACGAGGCCGTCCTGGGCCTCGTGCCCCCGCTGCTGTCCGCGACCGCGGACATCGCCCGCGACTGCGGGTTCGGCAC